One window of the Xiphophorus couchianus chromosome 12, X_couchianus-1.0, whole genome shotgun sequence genome contains the following:
- the LOC114154050 gene encoding sodium- and chloride-dependent GABA transporter ine, whose translation MELAEENSKPLSDAKTSTDGPVDTGAQRPTWSGQLDFILATVGYAVGLGNVWRFPYLCYSSGGGAFIIPYLVMVFLCGIPLLFMEFAVGQYSHLGPVHAFAKICPLFKGVGLATVVISFVFCTFYNVLMGWAFFYLFNSFRGTLPWSSCNNTWNVVGNCSSGFPGNATHLQSSSQQFFDHKLLEKTSGIEEAGGLQWEVFGCLLLSWIIIYLCTFKGVKSTGKVVYFTAVFPYFILFALLINNVQLPGAKEGILYFITPDWSKLFEVKVWVSAAAQVFNSLGIAYGCMISMASYNKFNNNITRDVLIVSLVNSFTSILAGLVIFSAIGYMSFKHNLPVDNIATDGPGLVFVVYPEVLSTMPGYQFWAPMFFIMLLCLGLDSQFGNVEVVVTFLKDELGVKVLRYLKREELLVLVVCFAGLLLGIPHVTQGGIYVFQLMDYCTAVGSLIFLAFFEIVAVCWIFGVSRLSLMVKRMRGESPSLFFRLCWLLLCPLLMLSILVSSIVHYMPPRYGEYMYPLWAELVGWVVSLVSIVWIPLCAVHEIYNSKGSLLQRMKKAVAPTLDLDAMDPHPKKQKADKPVLKKLLRSSV comes from the exons ATGGAGCTCGCAGAGGAAAACTCAAAGCCACTGTCAGATGCCAAAACCAGCACCGACGGTCCTGTGGATACAGGAGCTCAGAGACCCACGTGGAGTGGGCAGCTGGACTTCATCCTGGCCACGGTGGGATACGCAGTGGGACTGGGAAACGTCTGGAGGTTTCCTTACCTGTGTTACAGCAGCGGCGGAG GTGCTTTTATTATCCCCTACCTCGTCATGGTTTTCCTTTGTGGAATTCCTCTGCTCTTCATGGAGTTTGCTGTTGGCCAGTATTCTCATTTAGGGCCAGTGCATGCATTCGCCAAAATCTGCCCCCTCTTTAAAG GTGTAGGTCTGGCCACAGTTGTAATCTCCTTTGTCTTCTGCACATTCTACAATGTGCTGATGGGCTGGGCATTTTTCTACTTGTTCAACTCATTCAGAGGAACTCTCCCCTGGTCATCTTGCAACAACACTTGGAATGTCGTTGGAAACTGTTCCAGCGGTTTTCCTGGCAATGCCACCCATCTGCAGTCTTCAAGCCAGCAGTTCTTTGA tCACAAACTTTTAGAGAAGACCAGTGGGATTGAAGAAGCTGGTGGCCTACAGTGGGAAGTATTTGGCTGTCTTCTTCTCTCATGGatcatcatttatttatgcacatttaaAGGAGTCAAATCCACAGGCAAG GTGGTGTATTTCACTGCTGTCTTTCCATACTTTATCTTGTTCGCCCTGCTTATCAATAATGTCCAGCTGCCTGGAGCAAAGGAGGgcattctttattttataacaCCTGATTGGAGCAAACTGTTTGAAGTCAAG GTTTGGGTCAGTGCAGCTGCCCAGGTGTTTAACTCACTGGGAATAGCATACGGCTGCATGATTTCAATGGCTAGCTACAACAAGTTCAACAACAACATCACCAg gGATGTGTTAATAGTATCATTAGTCAATTCCTTCACCAGTATCCTGGCTGGCCTTGTAATCTTCTCAGCTATTGGCTACATGTCTTTTAAACACAATCTACCAGTGGACAACATAGCTACAGATG GTCCTGGTTTGGTGTTTGTTGTGTATCCTGAAGTTCTCTCCACCATGCCTGGTTATCAGTTCTGGGCTCCAATGTTCTTCATCATGCTGCTGTGTCTTGGTCTTGACAGTCAA TTTGGCAATGTGGAGGTGGTCGTGACGTTCTTGAAGGACGAGCTTGGAGTCAAAGTTCTTAGGTACCTGAAGAGAGAGGAGCTTCTTGTTCTGGTTGTGTGTTTTGCGGGGCTTCTTTTGGGAATCCCTCATGTAACTCAG GGAGGCATTTACGTGTTCCAGCTGATGGACTACTGCACTGCTGTGGGTTCCCTCATATTCCTGGCTTTCTTTGAAATAGTGGCTGTATGCTGGATCTTTG GAGTCTCTCGTCTTTCCCTGATGGTGAAGAGGATGCGAGGCGAGTCTCCGAGCCTCTTCTTCCGCCTCTGCTGGCTGCTCCTCTGCCCCCTACTGATGCTA AGCATCCTGGTATCCAGCATTGTTCATTACATGCCTCCTCGCTATGGAGAGTACATGTACCCACTGTGGGCTGAGTTAGTGGGGTGGGTCGTCTCACTGGTCTCTATAGTGTGGATCCCACTTTGTGCTGTTCATGAGATCTACAACAGCAAAGGATCACTTCTTCAG AGAATGAAAAAAGCTGTGGCCCCTACATTAGACCTGGATGCCATGGATCCTCATCCAAAGAAGCAGAAAGCAGACAAACCAGTGTTGAAAAAACTGTTAAGATCATCTGTGTAA